A segment of the Eleutherodactylus coqui strain aEleCoq1 chromosome 6, aEleCoq1.hap1, whole genome shotgun sequence genome:
gaAAATTCATTGTACGgccgggcagctgatagcaggaaccgcatgctgtgattctccgcgggagcgctgataacattgttttcagctgcagtcccgcagcagaacaaaggatctgtatgcagcttatgcaaaatgatggttcaaactgtcattctccctatcttttcagtgaattctgagtgatcatctttgcatataaatggggcttaagaatgcttcaaaaatagaagtgttaatagtttattttgtcaattaacataatgcaaagtgaatgaagaaaaaaaatctaaatcaaatcaatatttggtgtgactgccCTTCAAAACAAGAAGCCAGTTTGTTCtctgaagggctggagagcagtacaattagTGTTCGCAGCCAACAGTGAAGCATTGCAAGTTTGAGGCTGCTTTTCAGCAAatagagttggggatttggtcagtattaatggtgtcctcattgctgagaaatacaggcagatacttatcatcatgtaataccatcagggaggtgtccgattggctccaaatttattctgcagtaggACAACGAcctcaaacatccagccaatgtcattacatctccagcatagagaagaacaaggagtcctggaagtgataataAGGCTTCCACAGAGCCTTGATCTTAACATCATCTGGTCAGTCTGGGATtaaatgaagagacagaaggatttaagcaagcctacatccacaaaaGATCTGTGGTCAGTTCTCTTAGATGTTTggtgagttccttcaaaaactgtgtgaaagTGTAGCTAGAAGAATTGaggctgttttgaaggcaaagggtggtcactccCAGTATAGATTTGCTTTAGATTtctctttgcattttgttaattgcaaGTAAAAGAAGATAATATTGTAAGGAAATCATTACTGTCTTAAAAACGATCAAAACTGTTAAGAACTATACTTCATTTTCTACACAGGATGGCTACTACCAGAGTCCAGAGGAGCCCCTGCTGAACCAGACTGTTTACAGCCTTCACTATACTCCCAAAGAGGCAGAAAAAACCATATCCACACGTCCCCCGGATAACCTGCACCTATTACCTCCTTCAAATATTCAACATAGCACAACAAACAAGGAACAGTTCAAGCAGTGGAAAGCAGAGCGTCAACCACAATATGGAGAACGACCAACTCTTGCAGGTACCAAGATACCAGTATGGCGTGCCCAGAATTAGTGGTGCAAGTTACATCCAAGGCagaaactgtttgtttttttacctgaGACATCACCAGAAATCTAGTTGTTGGATAATAGGTTCATGAAAAATGCCCTCGAGCCACAGGTTGCTCCGAAATATAAGATGATCATCCTAGTTCTATATGGTTTGTGTGCGGCACAATGTAAAATATATGCCAAGCAGCTATAACATTAAAACTACCTGATTAAATATTGTGGACTTCACCCTTGTGCCACCAAAACAGCTCTAACCATTGAGGCATGGACTTACAAGACCTTTGAAGATCTCCTGTGTATTGGGCACCAAGATGTTAGCAACAGATTTGTAAAGTTCTGTAAGTTGTGAGGTGCGGCCTCCATGGATCAGTCCTGTTTTTCTAGCACATCCCACAGATACTTGATTGGAATGAGATCTAGAggatttggaggccaagtcatcacCTTAATCTTTGCCATGTTCCTGAACGATTTTGCAGTGTGTTAGGGTCTACTTGGTCTGTACAATGTAGGTACAAGATAGACGGTACATGTCACATCCACTTGAATGCTAGGATCCAAGGTTTCCTATAAGAACATTGCCCAGAGTATCAAACTGCCATCGACTGGTACATACTGGTGCCATCTCTTTCCAAGGTAAGCAATGCACATATATCTGGatgtccacatgatgtaaaagaaaatgttgtTCATCTCACAAACGACTACATACCAGGTACAACTTGTAGGACCTACCGtattggagatgctctgacccagtcgtCTAGATATTTTAGTTTGTCCCTTGTCAGagttgctcagatccttacatTTGCTCATTTTTCCTGCTCCCAACACAACAACTTTAAGTACTAAGTGATCACTTACTGCCTAATATACCCCCTGACAGGTGCCATTGTCACCAGATAGTCCATGTTATCACTTTTTCAATGGTTTTAATGTTATAGCTGATTGGTGTGAAGAGTATGGGGCATCTGAATTAAATGACTACTTAATTGATGGGCTTTACCTCTGTAACTACCACCTGTCACCAGGACATGGGTGGTAGTGGCCCCCAAAAAGAAGAAAGGCGTTGGTTTAGTTAATATTTCAATGACTGAGATTGTTTCTACCCATCTCTAATGTTTCATCTTCGATACAGGTTCTCTGCTCTTTCCCGGAGATGTCAATGACATGAAAACGACAACCCAAGATCATTTTGTAGAGAAGAAACTGAAGAGAGTAGAACCAGTGAAAGCTTCACAAGATCATTTGACCATGGAGGGTAAAGGAAAGAATATAATCTGCATTAATATTagtgttccctgaaaataagactctgtcttatattaattttggccccaaaagaggcaccggGTATTATTTTTGAGGgagtgtcttataatactcacctagcagccagcgCTCGGGTTCATCGTGCTGGGCAGCAGCGCTGATGCACGCTTCCGTGTTCtcctgacagagcatttcttcctgataGCAGAGCTTGAATAtcttgcctccagcaagcaattgctatgattggttaaacgagcactggctctgaatgactgacatggtgctcgatgaaccaatcacagccatttattgaattacatcattgaatggctgtgattggttaatcgagtgtcagctctgattggctgatggggcgattgataaaccaatcagagcaatcacttgctggaggcagggtattcaagtccCGCTACCAGAAAGAAATTCTCAGTTAGCTTTCAGGAGATcatggaagcctgcagcccaGCGCCATGGACCCAAACGCGTCTACTAAGtgagtattacatttttttcatgtagtgtagctagggcttatttttagggggcttatacttcaagccaaccccctcccccccaaaagggtagggcttattatcagattAGGTCtcattatcggggaaacacggtaatattaGAATGCATGCCATATGCAAATGATTGTTGCTTTAATGATTTTAAAGTGCCATTAACTCCAGAGCACTGTACATATGAGTAGGGTTTTATTAGATAAGAAGAAACAAGGCAAGAACAATAACCATGACTTAATGAGTGGCAGACTGATACAGAGCGAGGGAGCCCTGCAAGGGCTTACAAACCAGAAGGCATTGGGAATGAGACAGTAGGTAAGGGTGGAAGCTGCTCATTTAGTGGTGGCAAAAGAGTTACTGTAAGATTTCAGATTTTCTAAAGAAATGGGTtttcaggtttttgtttttttttgaagatTTGGAAAGTGGTGGAGAGTCTGGGTTATAGACTAGAGACATTTGTGTGAGGAGCCAATTAGAGGAGAGCAGAAAATTAGGTTGTTAGCCCCTCATCACTATATGGTGGAATCGTTGTTAGAGCCCGGGGCAGAAGCTCCTActcagcaggaaattctttctACTGCTGGTGGATTCAACTGATTGCTGATACTGTTTGCCATATTTATACGAGTAATGACACCAGACACTGAATTCCAAACTAAATAACTTCTTTAATGTCGCTGGTTACACTGGAAATTCATGGTTTTAGGACAAGTACAGTTTTCTCTAcataacaggaagtgtcagactattattaggcttagtggtcactgtgaaaactgcaggatttcaggatttttaaaaaatatagaacATCACattgaaaattagaaaaaaatgaaaacattcttaAAAGATATGTTTGATATAAAGACTTGATTAATAAAATGTGTAATTTTCTgaggacacattccctttaatagtTAGACTTATAGCATTATTTACTGTTTGGCTAAAGTTGCTCTACCCAGCTACTTGGTTCTACTGTATATAATACGTGAGCTAAACACAATACAGACAAATATATCTATTTGTAGGTGAACACTTCATGACTACCACACATCAGTCTACGTTTCATCCTCTACCACTGGAAAAGAAACAATTTATTAAGAAACATCTTCCAAAAAATGTAATCAAACGACCTCTAGATGAGCTGATGACTAAGTATCAAAGTGACTTCTCTGGCAGCCATACCATGGAGCCCGTCAGGCCAGCCCATCCGCCCTCTGACAACCTCACTGTGCATCCCTTTTACAGGTATGAAGCTGTAAAATGTGTAGCATCAGATTATTTTTTATCCTTATACATTTATATAAAATCTTTGGAGAAGCTTTATCAAgagaaaggtaaagtcccctggtgcaagcgccAAGTCATGACACATTATGAcattttctaggcagactgtttttgtggggtggtttgccatcgccttccccagtcatctttttaccccccagcaagctgggtactcattttaccaacctcggaaggatggaaggctgagtcaaccttgagaagGCTACCTGCACCACATGAGGATTAAACCTGCAACTTTctggttgtgagcaagagcttaggatcacatttctgctgccttaacactctgcgtcacATGAGACTCAAGAGAAAAGTGGTGTACAAAAGTCACAAAAGTTTTGTGAGTTTTTGCCATATATGCAAGTCCATAGCGCTTTTTAGGAAAAGGGGCAAGGTTTGTGTGGAGGGGTTACAGCCGCCATTGACCTATACATTTATGTATATCGTGTTCCATAAACTGGTGTAAACTACTCCGGCTCATaactggcatagatttctgtCTATCTGCACAGAGGTGCCAAGATCCGTATCTCTTCACATATTAAGACCAGCGTTTGTACAACAAGTCTAAATAAATTCCCCTCATTGTGTCTTTCTTCTTTGTCATTAGTAATGACTTTCAGACCGTTCAAAGAGCGACCTACCCTGGCTGGAATACTTTGTTGCATCCTCGGCCTCAGCTGGCTCAGTTAAAGGAAGAGTTGACAGCCATGGATAGAGAACGGGGAGGACGGGTGGATGGAAATACCGTTACAAAGGTTCGATTGCGTTCTCAGCTTTTCTTTCATAATAAAGGAGGGATTTTTGCAATTCACACAAAATGCGACTAATGTTCACTTCACTTCTGGACTGTATAAACCAGGAGAAAAATAATGAATAGCTGTATGGCTTTGTTTTTCACATAAAATACAGAAAACCTACGAGGAGATGACTATTTTTTCCTGAAAGGATCGGATGCTTAGATCCTAGTAAAGGCCATCATTAAAGAGACTGTCAATACCTTATGGTGTTCTCAGTGcggactgcaaaaagatggtgacagagtctctttaaccgtttcatgaatgaatgaatgaagtcccattgacatttgcagtaaaaaaaaaacaaaaaatgcagcgatattgcagcattaaaaaaaaatgctagtgggtaaaagcccttaattaTTCAGGATCAATAATATATTTTAAGGAATTAGACCTTTACAGTTGCAGCCATATCAAGTTTTAGattcaaaaaatatttttaataacacaatgactgggaaaagggtttttttaacttttaatttttttctactaatttaaaaaatatttatttgacctatttttacttatttttattagTTCAcatagggacttgaacttgcattcatttgatcacttgtacagtataatgcaatactgtggtattgcatcatgctGTATTTTTATAGGGTGCCTGTTAAATTACAAGGGAACATCCCTAATAAGCAAATGatcatggcagtcctgggggccTACAGAAGTCccgaggctgccatgacacccagacggGGGTTATTCGGAACATTAAAATCCTGATCGATAAGGACATTTAAATTCCACTGTAAAAACTGATAGTagcattgaaagggttaacagcctcaataatgtctgggatgatttagtgaatcctgcactgagcagggggttggacccgatgaccctggaggtcccttccaactcttccattctatgCTAAGAATTATCTGCTATCACAGTTGTTATGGGCGAGTGTCAACAGTCAAAGACAACTGATACCAACCGTGTATGGAGTGGTTTCAGCTCCCAATCCTTCTCCATACACAGCATGGGGTATATGCAGCTTGGATATAGATTGCTGTATGCATGATTAGAAACGGTTAAAGAAgttctccactttggacaatccctacatGTTAAAAGAGTCCTTCACAATAAGGTGATCACAAAGTGTCCTCCTAATGGTAATGGAGCTGTAATCTCTGGGGAAACCTGGCAATACGTGTTCAATTTCTTTACAGCGCCATCAAAGGGAAAATGAACAATTACATGTTGCAAATTCATATCAATGGGGTGTATGTGTAGTAGAGAACAGGACAGGTTCTCCACAGCGACAGACGCTATTTTTGACCATCCACTCTGGCCAAGAGAAGAGGATCCTAAACAGAGTACCCTCCCACCAatagaagttatcccctatccacataaTAGAGGATAATTACCGTAGCTAATCTAATTAGCTAATTCTATTATGGTATTTCTTAGTGAGCCTTTCATTCTGTTAATATAGGTGCATTCGTAATGCGGACCTCAAATTGAAATCACCGGTTGATAGTGAACCTTCTATCTAGTGCTCTATATATACCTTTTTGTACACCATTTGTCATTGTGTAGCTGGCATTTCTGCCTCATGAACCACAGCCCAACGAGCCAGTGAAACGACCACGATCAGTTCTCCGACCACTAAATGCTAAATTCGATGGCACCACACACAACAGATGTGTATTCAAGGATTGGGGCATTCAACCACGATGGCGTTACGGTGATCCCATGGATGGTATCTCAATGAGGCCTTTGGTGAGCCGGCATGCAACACATCAACATTTAAAATCCCCTTGTTAGCTTGTTAGATAAATCAATTATATATGAATTCAGATAAAATGCAGCATCTTATTACCATCCTTAGGTGAAGCTGGACTCCGAGACCACAACCGGGAGCACCTTCATACCGAAAAAGGGGGAGCCTATGAGGAAGCATAAGCCCACAAAGGACAACTTAGAATTAACTGGGAACCAAGACTTTTCTACTGTTCACAAGGAGACATACAGGTATAAAACTGAAGGAAGATAGTAGCGGAATGCTAAGCTGAACGCCTTGAAGCAGCAGTACAGCATTGTAAAGGTGGTACAGCAAGCATGCTCCGCCCTTTCCACAATTTGCATAGACAAATGAGGAGAAATTAAGggcatttagatgggatgaatgttgggcaaatgatgcccgacgcTCGTCCCCACAGATActagctctcatgctgctgcaacagagctagtatcgctggctcacagcagggcggctggaggagatttatctcctcgctctccccctccgctctccattgacttaacatagcggttgttcagtactgaacggctgctatttaaacTGAGCCCTTATCATTCAGCTTACTGTCCATGCAGCATAAACGTGGGCTGATGAGTGGacggctcatcgttcagtgtaaatagcggccattcagtactgaacagctgctatgttaaaggggttgtcccgcgccgaaacgatttttttttttttttcaataggctccccgttcggcgcgagacaaacccgatgcaggggtaaaaaaaaaaaacggatagtacttacccgaatccccgcgctgcggcgacttcttacttaccttgctaagatggccgccgggatcttcacccacggtggaccgcaggtcttctcccatggtgcaccgtgggctctgtgcgttccattgccgattccagcctcctgattggctggaatcggcacacgtgacggggcggagctacgaggagcagctctccggcacgagcggccccattcagaagggagaagaccggactgcgcaagcgcgtctaatcgggagattagacgctaaacttagacgacaccatggagacgaggacgctagcaacggagcaggtaagtgaataacttctgtatggctcatatttaatgcacgatgtatattacaaagtgtattaatatggccatacagaagtgtatacccccacttgctttcgcgggacaacccctttaagtcaatggagaggggcaggggagagtaaGGAGAGATATCTCCTCCAGCTGTGAGCCACcaatgctagctcccgtgcagcagcacgagagcgagtatgagcggggacgagtgtcgtgcagcatttgcccaacatttgtctaaatgggccttaatttatCCTCATTTGTCTATGCAAATTATGGAGAAGGCTGAGCATGCTTGCTGTACCACCTTCACAATGCTGTGAACACCTATGAGTTAATACCCAACCTTTTAataggccttgcaacatgactagcaATGTACGCTAAACATACAATCCTTTCAGGATTCTTACACAGTATGGTTCTGGTTGGCTAGGTGAGAAGTCATGCGCATCCTACTATGCACCGATGAGGGGCAATAACACCACAACACTTGTCTGCACATGGATATTCCGGTTTGGCTTACATCGCTAGTCATATTGTAAGACCTTCTAAAAGGGTGGATATTGACTCATAGATGGTGCTTTGGGAGATTATTCCATCACTGATATCTAGGGTTTACATTTGGAGAAAGAAATTTCTTTAGATCTCATCCTGTCCACCGAGTTGATGATCTTGTTACAATACTGTATATCAGTCTGGACAACAGCTATCTGCCTGGAGTCCGGTAGAGAGCACATATTTACTAAAGGTCAATATTTGGGCTGAAGATTGATAGCACTTTTAGATAAAATACATGTTACATAGAGTATTTGCTAGAAGAACACAGTATATTTTGTCTCTAAATGCAGAATACCAGAACTTCCTCGGTGCCGGATGCAGGCTTTT
Coding sequences within it:
- the LOC136632246 gene encoding uncharacterized protein isoform X2; the encoded protein is MNLDTTQRSEFIARPLEGRPKPYIPPDGYYQSPEEPLLNQTVYSLHYTPKEAEKTISTRPPDNLHLLPPSNIQHSTTNKEQFKQWKAERQPQYGERPTLAGSLLFPGDVNDMKTTTQDHFVEKKLKRVEPVKASQDHLTMEGEHFMTTTHQSTFHPLPLEKKQFIKKHLPKNVIKRPLDELMTKYQSDFSGSHTMEPVRPAHPPSDNLTVHPFYSNDFQTVQRATYPGWNTLLHPRPQLAQLKEELTAMDRERGGRVDGNTVTKLAFLPHEPQPNEPVKRPRSVLRPLNAKFDGTTHNRCVFKDWGIQPRWRYGDPMDGISMRPLVKLDSETTTGSTFIPKKGEPMRKHKPTKDNLELTGNQDFSTVHKETYRIPELPRCRMQAFLEQQMGMKLSPPQKSH
- the LOC136632246 gene encoding stabilizer of axonemal microtubules 1-like isoform X1, with amino-acid sequence METQNRHPALTISALENMDPSSVSCICELCDCGRHKHHKGCKKQQHVQRRGTNGECYISHYKATFNVPKIVSPRISKRHLHTLVPRNLPPMNLDTTQRSEFIARPLEGRPKPYIPPDGYYQSPEEPLLNQTVYSLHYTPKEAEKTISTRPPDNLHLLPPSNIQHSTTNKEQFKQWKAERQPQYGERPTLAGSLLFPGDVNDMKTTTQDHFVEKKLKRVEPVKASQDHLTMEGEHFMTTTHQSTFHPLPLEKKQFIKKHLPKNVIKRPLDELMTKYQSDFSGSHTMEPVRPAHPPSDNLTVHPFYSNDFQTVQRATYPGWNTLLHPRPQLAQLKEELTAMDRERGGRVDGNTVTKLAFLPHEPQPNEPVKRPRSVLRPLNAKFDGTTHNRCVFKDWGIQPRWRYGDPMDGISMRPLVKLDSETTTGSTFIPKKGEPMRKHKPTKDNLELTGNQDFSTVHKETYRIPELPRCRMQAFLEQQMGMKLSPPQKSH